Within the Pseudomonas sp. SL4(2022) genome, the region GCCGCCGTTATCGCGGGGCACGAAATGATAACCGGCGACTGCAATTTGCGCCGATTATCACATCGTTAATCCTGACTTAACCGCCAACTGCGATCCTGCGCACATCGACATTCACAGACGTGGTTATGCATGCGCACGCTTCTACTGTTCTCTCTGATGTGGGCCTGGCTACTGCAGCCGGTACAGGCTTCCAGCTTTCCAATCAGCTCACTGCTGACGGGTAACAGCCAGCAGGCCGAATTCCTCCCCGCCGAGCAGGCGTTTGAGCTCAGCGTTGAACCGCAGGCCAATGGTGAAACCCTGCTGCGCTGGGATATCGCTCCCGGCTACTACCTCTACCAGCACCGCCTGCAATTCAACGGTCTGCCCGCCGGGGTTAAGCCCGAGCTGCCGCCTGGGCTGCCGTATAGCGATGAGTTCTTCGGTGACTCGCAGATCTACCGCGAACGCTTGGAGCTGATCCTGCCTGCTGGCAACACCGGCAGCATCCAGATTGGCTGGCAAGGCTGCGCCGATGCAGGGCTTTGTTACCCACCGCAGACCCAACAGATAGACCTGTCTGGTAGTGGTGCGACAAGCCAACCGGACTCCACCCTTGCTGAAGACCAGGCACTGGCTGGCGGTCTACAGAACCAGACGCTGGCCCTGAGCCTGCTGGTGTTCTTCGGTCTGGGCCTGCTGCTGGCGTTTGCTCCCTGCTCGTTGCCGATGCTGCCGATTCTCGCCGGCATTGTGGTGGGCAGCGGTGCCTCGCCGCGACGTGGCTTGGCACTGGCTTCGGCCTATGTGGTGAGCATGGCGCTGGTGTATGCCGCGCTGGGCGTGGTCGCAGCACTGATGGGCGCCAACCTGCAAGGCCTGCTGCAGCAACCTTGGTTGCTGGCCAGCTTTGCCGCGCTGTTTGTACTGCTGGCCTTGCCGATGTTCGGCCTGTTCGAGTTGCAGCTGCCGGCGGCCCTGCGTGACCGTCTGGAAAACGCCGGCCGCAAGCAGCAAGGTGGCAGCCTGATGGGTGCCAGCATGCTCGGCTTGTTCTCCGGTCTGTTGGTAGGCCCGTGCATGACCGCACCGCTGGCTGCCGCCCTACTGTATATCGCGCAGAGTGGCGACGCGCTGCACGGCGGTCTGGTGTTGTTTGCCTTGGGCCTGGGTATCGGTACGCCGCTGGTGTTGCTGGTCACCCTGGGTAATCGCTTCTTGCCAAAGCCAGGCGCTTGGATGGATCGGGTCAAGGTGGTGTTTGGTTTCCTGTTCCTGGTGACCGCGTTGCTGGTGATCCGCCCGCTGCTGGACGAGTCGGTCTGGCTGGGCCTATGGGGTGCACTGTTGATTCTGCTGGCCAGTGCCCTGCTGCAACTGGCGCGTCAGGTGCAGCAGCACACCAGCCTGAGCAAGGCGGCTGGGGCACTGCTGGGCCTCTGGGGCATGGCGATGCTGTTGGGTGCAGCCGGCGGTGCCAGCGACCCTATGCAGCCGCTCAAGGTTTATGCCGGCACGGGCGTTGCTGCAGCGCCGAGCGAACAGCACTTTATCGACCTGAACGAGCCGGCCGCGCTGGAGCGCGAGCTGGCCGCCGCCAAGGCCGAGGGCCAGTGGGTACTGGTGGATTACTACGCGGACTGGTGTGTGTCGTGCAAAGTCATGGAGAAAACCGTGTTCGGTAACCCCGAGGTGCAGGCCAGCCTGCAGGGCGTTCGCGTACTGCGCCCAGACGTAACCGAGAGCAACGCGGCAAGCCGCGCCCTGCTCAGCCGCTTTGAAGTGCTGGGCCCGCCCACTCTGCTGTGGATCGGCCCGAATGGTGAGGAGCGCCGCTCGCAGCGCATCACCGGCGCGGTGGATGCCGAGCAGTTTCTGCAGATATGGACGACTACCCAGGAGCGTGGTTGATGTTAACGATCAATATCGGGCCGCTGGCACTCAGCACCGCCCATGTGCTGTTGCTGCTCAGCCTGCTGCTGGCGACGTTTACCGGCTGGTACGTCGGCCGGCGCAGCGCGGTAAACCCCGAGAAACAGCTGTTTCGCTTGCTGCTGGTGGCCATGCTGGTCGCCCGAATGGCGTTCGTGGCGGTGTATTTCGGGCACTACCGCGAGCAACCCTGGCAGGTGTTGGATATCCGTGACGGCGGCTTTATCGCCTGGCCTGGTTTGTTGGCTGCCCTGCTACTGGGCGCCTGGCAGGCCTGGCGCACGCCAACTATCAGAACCTCGCTGGCCAGCGCACTAGCTGTCGGCGTAGTGAGCTGGGGCCTGGGCAGTCTGACCCTACACGGCCTGGAGCAAGGCACGCGTTTGCCAGAGCTTTCGTTCAGGGACAGTAACGGTGCCACTTTGGCGCTTGAGGACTATGTCGGCAAACCACTGGTGGTCAACCTCTGGGCCACCTGGTGCCCGCCTTGCCGCCGCGAAATGCCGGTACTGGCAGAGGCGCAACGCGATAACCCGGAGCTGACCATCCTGTTCGTCAACCAGGGCGAAGGCCAGGGTGTAGTTAACCAGTACCTGGCGGCAGAAGCTCTGGGGTTGGACAACGTACTGCTCGACAGCGGCGGCCGCCTGGGCCAGCACGTCGGCTCCATGGCCCTGCCCAGCACGCTGTTCTATGACGCCGAAGGTCGCCAGGTTAGCAGCCATCTGGGCGAACTCTCCCGCGCCAGCCTGGCTCGTGCGCTTGAAGTATTTAACAAGGAACAGTAACCGTGAAAAAACTGATCAATCTCCCCGTAATGATTTCAGCATTAACAATGCTGACCGTGCCCTTGTTGCATGCAGAGGATTGGCCCGAGCCGATCAAAGCCGTCGAAGCACGCGGCGCCGAAATCATTGATCGCTTCGATGCTCCGAGCGGCTTGCAAGGCTATGCCGCCCGCTACAACGGCCAGGGCGTCGCTCTGTACCTGACGGAGGATGGCCAACATGTGCTGGTCGGCAGCCTGCTCAATGCTAAAGGTGAAGACCTCTCGCGCCAGCCGTTGGACAAGCTGGTGTACGAGCCGCTGGGCAAGGAAATGCTCAGCAGGCTGGAGAACAGCACCTGGATCGTCGACGGCAGCGCCAAGGCACCGCGCATCATCTATATGTTCTCCGACCCCAACTGCCCTTACTGCAACATGTTCTGGAAGCAGGCGCGGCCCTGGGTCGAAGCTGGTGATGTGCAGATCCGCCACGTGATGGTCGGCATGTTGCGCCAGGACAGCGTCGAGAAGGCCGCAGCCCTGCTCAATGCCAAAGATCAGCAGGCGGCGCTGCATGAGCATGAGTCCGCCGGCAAAGCCAGCAAGCTGAAAGGTTTGAAGAAGATTCCAGTGACGATCCAGCAGCAGCTCGATAACAACCTTGGCCTGATGGCGGAGATGGGCGTAGCGGCTACGCCGGCGATTTTCTACCCGGACGAAAGCGGCCAGCTGCGCCAGCAGCGAGGGGCGCCAAGTCCCGATGTCCTCAAACAGATCATGGGGCCGCGCTCCTGATCGCAACATCGCGCGCTGAGCGGCTTCGGTCGATAATCCGAGCCCCAGGCGCGTGGCAATAGATTGCTCACACCTTAGTCAGACCGACTGACTTAATTTTTTGTAAAGGAGATACACCATGACAACTACCCAAACGCTGCAAGGCAAAGTGGCTTTCATCCAGGGCGGTTCGCGCGGTATCGGCGCAGCCATCGTCAAGCGCCTGGCCGCTGAAGGCGCGGCAGTGGCCTTCACCTATGTGTCCTCCGCCGAGCGGGCCAATGCCCTGGCCAGCGAAGTGACTGCCGCTGGTGGCAAGGCACTCGCCCTCAAAGCTGACAGTGCCGATGCAGCTGCCGTGCAACATGCTATCCGCACTGCGGTCGAGCACTTCGGCGGCCTGAATATTCTGGTCAACAACTCCGGCGTGCTGGCCTGGGGCAGCACCGAAGAACTGACTCTGGAACAGCTGGATCACACTCTGGCGGTCAACGTGCGCAGCGTGTTCGTCGCCAGCCAGGAAGCCGCCAAACACATGACCGATGGCGGACGCATCATCAACATCGGTAGCACCAACGCCGAGCGCATCCCGGTGGCCGGCGGCGCGGTATACGCCATGAGCAAATCGGCGCTAGTCGGCCTGGCCAAAGGCATGGCCCGCGACCTGGGCCCACGCAACATCACCGTGAACAATGTGCAGCCAGGCCCGGTAGACACTGAGATGAACCCAGCCGATGGCGAGGGGGCCGAGTTCCTGAAAGGCCTGATGGCGCTGGATCGTTTCGGTAAGGCAGAAGAAATTGCCGGCTTTGTCGCCTACCTGGCCGGCCCGGAAGCGGGTTACATCACCGGGGCCAGCTTGATGATTGATGGCGGCTTCTCGGCCTAACTGGTTTCGACTTGGGGCCAGCTAGCCGCTAGCCCCTTGTTGATTCTATTTTTCTGCTGCCTGGAATGTCCGCTTTTGGCCCAGAGTGTGTAAAAACGCACCGGTAAACTCTTGCTATGATTTCCGAGAATCTCAGCGCAAGGGACGCCCATGAAACGGTTTATCCAGGGTGAACACCGAGGTCAAAGCACCTTACTTCCCGAAAGCCTCGACGATTACGTCAGCGATACCAATCCGGTGCGCGTGGTCGATGTCTTCGTCGACGAGCTTGACTTAGCCACGCTGGGTTTTGATGGCGTCATTCCAGCCGAAACCGGCAGACCTGCTTACCATCCCGCTGTCCTGCTAAAGATCTATATCTACGGTTACCTGAACCGCATCCAATCGAGTCGCCGTCTTGAGCGAGAAGCTCAGCGCAACGTTGAACTGATGTGGCTGACCGGGCGCTTGATGCCCGATTTCAAGACCATCGCCAACTTTCGGAAAGACAACAGCAAAGCCATTCGCGGCGTTTGCCGCCAGTTCGTTTTGCTATGCCAGCAGTTGGGGTTGTTCGGTGAAAGCCTGGTCGCCATCGACGGCAGCAAATTCAAGGCGGTGAACAACCGCGACCGTAATTTTACTAGCGCCAAACTGAAGCGGCGCATGGAAGAAATTGAGTCGAGCATCAATCGTTATTTGGCCACTTTAGATGCTGCTGATCGGCAAGTTCCTAGCGCTTCTGAGTCAGACGCTGCGAGCCTGGAAGAGAAAATAGCCAAGCTCAAAGCGCAGATGAAAGAGCTTCAGGGGATCGAATCTCAGCTCAACAAATCGTCAGACAAACAGGTTTCACTGACCGACCCGGATGCCCGCTCTATGATGACGCGCGGTAACGGCATCGTCGGCTACAACGTACAGACGGCAGTCGACACGCAGCACCATTTGATCATTGCTCACGAGGTTACCAACAGCGGTTCCGACCGTGACCAGCTCAGCTCGATGGCGAAGCAAGCTCGGGAAGCTATGGCCTCAGAAACGCTGTCTGTGGTGGCTGATCGAGGCTATTTCAAAAGCGAAGAAATCTTGGCCTGTCACGACGCCAGCATCACCACCTATGTACCCAAGCCGATGACCTCAGGTGCTAAGGCTGATGGGCGTTTCAATAAGGACGCCTTCATTTATGACGCCGTTAAAAACGAATACACCTGCCCGGCTGGCGAGGCGCTTATTTGGCGGTTTTCCAGCGTAGAGAAAGGCCTAAACATGCACTGCTACTGGAGTTCGAATTGCCAGAGCTGCGCGCTGAAAACGCAGTGCACGCCGAGTAAGCAACGGCGAGTGCGACGCTGGGAGCATGAGGCGGTACTGGACGAAATGCAGCGCCGGTTGAACCAAGCACCAGAGATGATGAAAGTTCGAAAACGGACTGTTGAGCATCCCTTCGGGACGCTCAAACAATGGATGGGCTCGACGCATTTTCTGACTCGCAAGCTGGTTGGAGTGAGCGCGGAGATGAGCCTGAATGTGCTCGCCTACAACTTGAAGCGGGTGATGAAAATCATCGGCATCGCAGGCTTATTGGAGGCAATGGCGGCGTAAAAACCCCGGCTTTCGTTGCGCTAGGAGGCGCTAACGCGCTTTATAAACGCTCTGGAACGTTACCGGTGGTGATCGTGGCAAATACTTGGGCAATCGCCTGTCCAGGAGCGCTGGGCTGCGGCACCCAAGCTACGAAAGTGTTTTTACACACTCTGGACCGAAACCTGGCCCTCGTCATTACGCCGTTTCTGGCTCGATACCCCTGAATATCCCCGTCCAGCTTGAACGCACTTCGCAAGTTAAATCCGCGCAACTTCGCAGATCGCGCCACCCGCACGGTGACACGCTGCAAACAAGCAGGCTGAGACTCCACGTCCCAGCCTGTCGTTAACCCAGCAATAGCCACGCAGTTGATGTTTCAACCACTTGCTAGAAATACCCCTCGATTTTCTTCTTCTCCATGGAGCCGTCCTGGTCGTGGTCGATGATTCGGCCTTGGCGTTCTGAGGTGCGGGTCATCAGCATTTCTTGAATGATTTGCGGCAGGTCGGTGGCGGTGGATTCCACGGCGCCAGTCAGTGGGTAGCAGCCCAGCGTGCGGAAGCGTACCCAGCGCGTTTCGATGCTGGCGCGCTGTTCGGCGCTCAGGTGCGGCAGGATGCGTTCGTCGTCGATGCAGATCCGCGTGCCGTGCAGTTCCGCCACCGGCCTTGGTGCGGCGCGGTAGAGGTCGACGATGTCGATGTTTTTCCGGTGGATGTACTGCCAGATGTCCAGCTCGGTCCAGTTCGACAGGGGGAGCACGCGCTGGCTTTCGCCCAGCGGTTACCGCTGACCTTGGACATGACCGAACTCAATGCCAACGAGACGTACGGCCTGCTCGCACAGGCCTTACCAACCCGCGCAGCGAGGCCCGGAGTACTCTACAACGGCGCTCTGATGGTGTATGGGGCCGATACGCTGGTGATCTTTTACCGAACGTTCAAATCGAGTTATCCCTACACCCGACGTGGGCGCGTCGATAAACCCGATACGCTCGCCGAAGCGCTGGGTCGCGACGATGTGACTGTCCATTTCTCTGCGCATTAGACGAACCCATCGTCGGTTTTGCGCGCATTAGCCTCTGGCACAGAGCGTTGGTCGCCGGGATTTGCCATGCATGGCGTTGCTCGACAGAATCGCGCTCCGCTTCGGTCAAAGGGCCGGGGGCGACGCTGAAAAGGGGCTGGAGTTGAACGAGCAGACATTGTCGATGCGCCTGGAGCGTGTGGCGGCGCATGTGCCGGCTGGGGCGCGGCTGGCTGATATTGGCTCGGATCACGCCTATCTGCCGGTAGCCTTGATGCGCCGTGGTGCCATTGAGGCTGCGGTGGCGGGGGAGGTGGCCCTGACGCCGTTTCAGGCGGCCGAGCGCAGCGTGCGCGAGCATGACCTGAGCCAACAGATCAGTGTGCGTCTGGCCGATGGTTTGGCGGCGATTGAGGCGGGCGATGCCATCACGGCAATCAGCATCTGCGGGATGGGCGGCGAGCGGATTCGCGACATTCTCGACAGCGGCAAGACACGCCTGACAGGCCAGGAGCGTTTGATTCTGCAGCCCAACGGCGGCGAACAGCCGCTGCGCCAATGGCTGATGGACAATGGCTACCGCATCCTCTGCGAGGAGGTGCTGCGGGAAAACCGCTTTGCCTACGAAATCATCGTGGCCGAACGCTCCGGCCCGGTGCTGTACAGCGCCGAGGAGCTGTACTTTGGCCCGCTGCAGATGCAGGCGCGCAGCCCCGCATTCCTGGCCAAGTGGCAACGCCTGCTGCGCTTGAAGCAGCAGACCCTGGCTGATTTTGCTCGGGCACGGCAGGGGGGGCCTGAGGCGAAAGTTCAGCAGGTTACCCAGCAGACGCAGTGGATTATCGAGTTGTTGGCCTAAGCTTGATGCTGGTGCTGTTGGGCGAGTGCGCCGGTCGTTGCAGCGCATATTGCCTCGCTTGTGGCGTTGCTCGGCCTCTGCTGACGAGGGCTTTAATCAGGTGACTCTGTGGATTTGCAACGCGTTGCCGACTAAGCCTGGCGGAGTGAATACAATGTGCTCCCGAATACCTTATGGGCCATGAAAGTGGCTGCGCCGGACAAGGAACTCAGCATCATGGCTTCCCCAGATAAACAGCAAAAACGCGCCCAACGTGCCAAAACCAAGGCCAAGCAGAACCGCATGGGCAAGCCCAAGGCCAATGTGGTGCACCCGCTGCTGGCTAATCCGTTGATCAATGAACCATTCGATGATGTTGAACTCGACCTGAGTACCTTTGACTTCAAAGACATCGAGGAAAACGGCTTCGACCCCGCGCATTTCGATGACCTGTTCCAGGCGATGAGGGTAGGTGAAGGCATCAGCCTGTTGGCGATGTGCCTGGTGTTTCTGCAATACCCGGTGTTGGAGCTGGTGGTTGCAGAAGAGGCGGAGGATGCGGCGACCGACTTTATGATGGGCCTGCTGATCGTCTATCGCGGCATGTTCCATGATGAAGACGAGGACGCAGCCGTGCTCTGGATCGGCAGTGATGCGTTCCAGAGCGCCTACAACGAAGCCTCGCTGATCCTGCAGAAGAAGAACGCTCGCAGCAACGCCCGCCTGTAGCAGGCGCATTGCTGCAGGTCATATGGTTTCAGGCTAACGGCCTGTGCCGTCTGAGTCAGCCGCGTGCCGGCAGGGCCAGGCCTTTGATCACCGCTGGGCGGGCTACAAAGGCATGCAGCACCCGCTGCACATTGCTGAAGCGCTCGAATTCCACCAGTTCGCCGGCCTCGTAGAAGCCCACCAGATTACGTACCCAGGGGAACACGGCGATATCGGCGATGCTGTAGTCCTCGCCCATGATCCAGCTGCGGCCTTGCAGGCGTTGTTCGAGCACGCCGAGCAGGCGCTGGGATTCGGCGACATAGCGGTCGCGCGGGCGTTTGTCCGGGTAGTCCTTGCCGGCGAATTTATGGAAGAAACCCAGCTGGCCGAACATCGGGCCGACGCCGCCCATCTGCCACATCAGCCACTGCAGGGTTTCATAGCGTGTGGCGGGGTCCTGGGCCAATAGCAGGCCGCTTTTCTCTGCCAGGTAGATCAGAATCGCTCCGGACTCGAACAGCGCCAGCGGTTTGCCACCTGGGCCGTTGGGGTCGAGGATCGCCGGGATCTTGTTGTTGGGGTTGAGCGAGAGAAATGCTTCGCTGAGCTGATCGTTCGTGTCGAAGCTGACCAGGTGCGGCTCATAGGGCAGGCCGATTTCCTCCAGCATGATCGAGGCTTTCACGCCGTTGGGCGTGGGCAGGGAATAGAGCTGCAGGCGTTCTGGGTGCTGGGCCGGCCATTTTTGCGTAATGGGGTAAGCGGAAAGATCTGACATGGACGCTCCGGGTTAAAGTGGCGAAAGGCGCAGGATAACGGTGATTGGCCATTTGGTCAGGTTGCAGGTTTTTCCCCGCGCGCAGAAATCGGTATGGTTGGGGCTATCTCAACACCCATCCACTGGAGAACACTGATGAGCCTGCACGGCGAATACGACAGCCAGAATATCTTTGCCCAGATTATCCGCGGCGATGCCCCTTGCTACAGGCTCTACGAGGATGAGGATGTGCTGGCCTTCCTCGATGTCTTCCCGCAGTCCTACGGCCATACGCTGGTCATCCCCAAACGTGCAGCCGCGCGCAATATTCTGGAGATCGATGCCGACAGCCTGGGCAAGGTGATGGCGGTGGTTCAGCGCCTCACCGGGGTACTGGTGGCCGAGCTGGAGCCTGCCGGGGTGCAGGTGGCACAGTTCAATGGTGCGCCCGCCGGACAGACGGTGTTTCACCTGCATGTGCATATCGTGCCGCGCTATACGGGCGAAGCGCTGAGCGTGCATGCCGGTGGCAAGGCCGAGCCGCAAGCACTGGCGGCCTTGCAGGCGCGACTGCTCAAACGCATTGCCGGCTAAACACGCAGTAACGCATTACTTGAGGCCGACTACGGCTAGGGCAATACTCACGCCTGTGTTCTTTGCTGTTCCCTGCGCCCATGGAGGGCTCTCATGCGAATGATTGGTGCCGTTTTACCGTTGTTGCTGTTGGTCGGTTGCTCGTCCTGGCAAGCGGCTCCCGAGGATGTCAAACCCGTGCCGGCTGATCGATTGTTGGGCTATCAGCAGCCGCTGGGGCAGGGCGGCCAGTTGCAGGTCAAGCGCGACTTCGGTGGCATGGGCGGCGGCTGCTATGTGGCGGTGCTGGTTGACCGCAAGGTGGCTGCCCGCATCGGCGTGGGTGAGCAGGTGCGTTTTCAGGTGCCAGTCGGCACGCGAGTGCTGAGCATTGGTATCGACGAGATGGACGACACCCTGTGTGGCATGGGCCGTCTGCGTCGGGAGCTGGCGGTGAAGGTTGAGCCGGGCTCGCAGCAGAATTTCCGCATCGTCAGCGATAACCGCAAGGGTTTCGACATCCTCCCAGTTACTCAGTAACGCGCAAGAAACCGGTGCCTGCCCGTCAGGTGCCGGTGTGCTCGGCCAGCAACGCTTCCAGCCACTGCATAAATACCCGCACCCGCTGCGACTGGTGACGGCGCTGGGCGAAGAGCAGGCTGATCGGCATGGGCGGCGGCAGATAATCCGGCAACACACTGTGCAGATGCCCACTGGCCAGCAGCTCGCTGACGCCAAGCAGTGGCGCCTGAATAATCCCCAGGCCGCCCAGGCACGCGCCTTCATAGGCATCGACGTTATTCACCGTGACATTCCCCGCCATCGGCAGCTGCTGCAGTACGCCGCCGGCCAGGTATTCGAATCCGCATGAGCGGCTGCCGAGCACCGGCACGTAATGGATCAGCCGATGCTCAGCCAGGTCATCAAGGCTCTGCGGCGTGCCGTGGCGCGCCAGGTAGGCGCCACTGGCGCAGTTGACCATAGGCAATTGGCCGAGCGGTCGTACGATCAGGCTGGGCTCGTTGACCACGCCGATGCGTAGCACGCAGTCGAAGCCTTCGCGTACCAAATCGACGCGCCGATCACTGCTGCTGATCTCCAGTTCGATGCCAGGGTGCTGCGCGATAAATTCCCCCAGCCGTGGTGCTACCAAGCGCCGCGCCAGGCCAGTGGGCATATCGATGCGCAGACGACCGCTGAGCTGCGTGCCGTTCTGACGGAACAGACCTTCCAGCTCATCCATATTGGCCAGCATGTCTTTGCTGCGCTCATACAGCACCAGGCCGTCCTGAGTCGGTTGCACCTTGCGTGTGGTGCGGTGCAGCAGACGGGTGCCGAGCAAGGCTTCCAGGCTTTGCACCTGCTGCGACACGCTCGACCTGGGCATGCCAAGGCTGTCGGCGGCCTGGGTAAAGCTGGCCAGCTCGCTGACGCGGACAAAGGTGCGCAGCAGTTCCAGGGTATTCATCGGCAGCAGCTCCACTGGATTGTTCGCGATTGATGATCAGTGTTTTCAGTTTTGCTGAGTTTATCCAGTTTAAATCGAGCAATAACCTGTGCTCACGGATTTCAACCACGGCACTGCTAGTCAACCAAAGGGAGCACGCACATGACCCGTAAAATCGCACTGATCACTGGCGCAAGCCGCGGCCTGGGGCGCAACACGGCCCTGCATCTGGCGGCGCAGGGCATCGACATCCTCGGCACTTATCACAGTCAGGCGGCGGATGCGCAGAGCCTGGCGAGCGAGATCGAACAACTCGGCGCGCGTGCGCTGATGCTGCAACTGGATGTCAGTCAGAGCAGCAGCTTTGCCGGATTTGCCGGCGCAGTGGCGGCGGGGCTGCAGAGCACCTTTGGCCGCAGTGATTTCGATTTTCTGATCAATAACGCCGGTATCGGCATCCACGCCAGCTTTGCCGAAACGACTGAGGCGCAGTTCGATCAGCTGGTGAAAATCCAGCTCAAGGGACCGTTCTTCCTCACTCAGCAACTGCTGCCGCTGATCGCCGAGCAGGGCCGCATCGTCAATATCTCCACCGGTCTGGCACGTTTCAGCCTGCCGGGTTACGCCGCCTATGCGGCGATGAAAGGCGGTATCGAAGTGTGGACACGTTACCTGGCCAAGGAACTGGGGCCGCGCGGTATCAGCGTCAACGTGCTGGCACCTGGTGCGATCGAGACCGACTTCGGTGGCGGCGTGGTGCGCGACAACAGTCAGGTCAACGCCTTTATCGCCGCCAATACAGCCTTGGGCCGGGTCGGCCTGCCGGACGATATCGGCGGCGCGATTGCCATGCTACTCAGTGATGGCGGCCGCTGGATTACCGGGCAGCGGATAGAGGCCTCGGGCGGTATGTTCCTTTGACACTGTTCGTCCTGTGATAGGGCTGGCTGCGTTTATCTGGCAGAGGCGTAGAATCCGCTCGGTTTAATAACGGAGACGGGTCGTGAAGGGATTGCCGATTGCCATTGTCGGGGCCGGTACGGCGGGGTTGGCCACGGCGCTGTTCCTCGCCCGCCAGGGTTTTAGCGTGCGTCTGCTGGAGCGTGTAGCGGAGCTGCAGCCAGTGGGTGCCGGGGTGTTGTTGCAGCCCTCCGGGTTGGCGGTGTTGCAGCAACTGGGGTTGTTTGCCGAGTGCAGCGGCCTGGGCGCTGCGGTCAGCCGCTTGTACGGCACCTCGGCCAATGGCCGGGTGATTCTCGATACCCGTTACGCGCATTGGCAGCCCGGCAGTTTCGGCATGGGCATCCATCGCAGCGTATTGCTCACGGCGTTGCTTAATGCGGCGCGGCAAGCTGGCGTGCAGATTGAAACCGGCGTGCATATCAGCCGCTTCAGCCAGCATGGCCGTTATGTGCAGCTGTATCGCCAGGACGAACAGGGCGTCGAGCAGCCATTCGGCGATTTCGCCGCCCTGGT harbors:
- a CDS encoding LysR family transcriptional regulator — translated: MNTLELLRTFVRVSELASFTQAADSLGMPRSSVSQQVQSLEALLGTRLLHRTTRKVQPTQDGLVLYERSKDMLANMDELEGLFRQNGTQLSGRLRIDMPTGLARRLVAPRLGEFIAQHPGIELEISSSDRRVDLVREGFDCVLRIGVVNEPSLIVRPLGQLPMVNCASGAYLARHGTPQSLDDLAEHRLIHYVPVLGSRSCGFEYLAGGVLQQLPMAGNVTVNNVDAYEGACLGGLGIIQAPLLGVSELLASGHLHSVLPDYLPPPMPISLLFAQRRHQSQRVRVFMQWLEALLAEHTGT
- a CDS encoding SDR family NAD(P)-dependent oxidoreductase, which produces MTRKIALITGASRGLGRNTALHLAAQGIDILGTYHSQAADAQSLASEIEQLGARALMLQLDVSQSSSFAGFAGAVAAGLQSTFGRSDFDFLINNAGIGIHASFAETTEAQFDQLVKIQLKGPFFLTQQLLPLIAEQGRIVNISTGLARFSLPGYAAYAAMKGGIEVWTRYLAKELGPRGISVNVLAPGAIETDFGGGVVRDNSQVNAFIAANTALGRVGLPDDIGGAIAMLLSDGGRWITGQRIEASGGMFL